A window from Rhizosphaericola mali encodes these proteins:
- a CDS encoding chloride channel protein — MQIFSFKKFLKEQFILLSLSAIVGILSALFIAFFLKLLEAATAYRNSHFQLLFLLPIAGWVIYLSYQYLGKNSSKGNNLIIKEAKGNQESVPAVMLPLVLFGTVITHLFGGSAGREGTAVQIGGTVAAKISEWCKLNQQLRSILLICGIGAGFSAVFGTPLTGFVFSLEVLVIGKMEYKAAPYSLIASLIANYFCLQLGIHHTKYFITSSIPMNGEWISIALKVGIASIGFGLAGYLFSYFIELFKKIYSKILPKAWMIPIFGGIIIIILGQWLVGKDYLGLGVDPNYPGAASIVGAFHAGGSFTWSWFWKLLFTTITLSAGFKGGEVTPLFFIGAALGNTLATLFNIPIDLLAGVGFIAVFAAATNTPLACTMMGIELFGAANLPFFAIGCFVAYYCSGHSGIYTSQNIGIAKNSFLQIRNNKLLSQHLSQKELFYHKKWTLVKNKYL, encoded by the coding sequence ATGCAAATATTCTCTTTTAAAAAATTTCTCAAAGAACAATTTATACTTCTTAGCTTAAGTGCTATTGTAGGAATTTTATCCGCCCTATTTATTGCATTTTTTCTCAAATTATTAGAAGCTGCAACAGCTTATCGCAATTCCCATTTTCAATTATTATTTCTTTTACCTATTGCCGGTTGGGTAATTTATCTTTCATATCAATATTTAGGTAAAAATAGTAGCAAAGGAAATAATCTGATCATAAAAGAAGCCAAAGGAAATCAAGAATCTGTGCCTGCGGTAATGTTACCTTTGGTATTATTTGGAACAGTCATAACACATTTATTTGGAGGTTCTGCAGGTAGAGAAGGAACGGCTGTACAAATTGGCGGGACAGTCGCTGCCAAAATTTCTGAATGGTGCAAACTCAACCAACAATTAAGATCAATCCTCTTAATATGTGGTATCGGTGCAGGATTTAGTGCCGTATTTGGAACGCCTTTAACTGGATTTGTGTTTTCATTGGAAGTTTTGGTCATTGGAAAAATGGAATACAAGGCCGCACCATACAGCTTAATTGCTTCTTTGATCGCCAATTATTTTTGTTTGCAATTAGGAATTCATCACACTAAATATTTCATAACAAGTTCTATCCCAATGAATGGAGAATGGATTTCTATCGCATTGAAAGTTGGTATTGCATCTATAGGATTTGGTTTGGCGGGGTATTTATTTTCTTATTTTATTGAATTATTCAAAAAAATCTATTCCAAAATTTTACCCAAAGCTTGGATGATTCCGATTTTTGGCGGGATAATCATTATTATATTAGGCCAATGGTTGGTGGGAAAAGACTATTTGGGTTTAGGAGTCGATCCTAATTATCCTGGTGCTGCGTCCATTGTAGGAGCATTTCACGCAGGTGGTTCATTTACATGGAGTTGGTTTTGGAAATTATTATTTACAACAATTACATTAAGTGCTGGATTTAAAGGAGGCGAAGTAACACCACTGTTTTTTATTGGTGCTGCTTTGGGCAATACATTGGCAACTCTTTTCAATATACCTATTGATCTATTGGCAGGTGTTGGATTTATCGCGGTATTTGCTGCCGCTACAAATACACCATTGGCATGTACGATGATGGGAATTGAATTATTTGGCGCTGCAAATTTGCCGTTTTTTGCCATAGGCTGTTTTGTCGCTTATTATTGCAGTGGTCATAGTGGAATTTATACTTCCCAAAATATCGGAATTGCGAAGAACTCATTTCTTCAAATCAGAAACAACAAACTACTTTCCCAACACTTATCCCAAAAAGAACTTTTTTACCACAAAAAATGGACACTTGTAAAAAACAAATATCTGTAG
- a CDS encoding AraC family transcriptional regulator, with amino-acid sequence MKRLSKTFQYIPKSLVDNDVEDRTMVQFDACELNVFETRSISNQFSLKFNEIALTAMVKGKKVMHFSDMQPFEYFPDELVIVPSGKQMLIDFPEASDNNPTQCLAICFDENFVSKTIGMLNDTAPKIDSPEGWQLDKHNIHFAGTTEIFGALSRLGALSKENDHISRGLLADFTLKELIVRLMQTQARIGLVAHSAKDATINRFAHVMHYIKDHLDENLTIDKLSQIACMSKPNFFKAFKKEFGISPIELILKERVTYAKNLLKNPDHSISEVCFNSGFNNMSHFFRVFKKQEGLTPKSYQLQLDN; translated from the coding sequence ATGAAAAGACTTTCTAAAACATTCCAATATATACCTAAATCATTGGTAGATAATGACGTAGAGGATAGAACAATGGTACAATTTGATGCTTGCGAATTGAATGTATTTGAAACTAGATCTATATCCAATCAATTTTCATTAAAATTCAATGAGATAGCTCTTACAGCAATGGTTAAGGGGAAAAAAGTGATGCATTTCTCTGATATGCAGCCATTTGAATATTTCCCTGATGAGTTGGTAATTGTTCCTTCTGGCAAACAAATGCTGATTGACTTCCCTGAAGCAAGTGATAACAATCCGACACAATGTTTAGCAATTTGTTTTGATGAAAATTTTGTCAGTAAGACGATTGGCATGTTGAATGATACGGCGCCCAAGATCGATTCTCCAGAAGGTTGGCAGTTAGATAAACATAATATACACTTCGCTGGAACTACAGAAATATTTGGAGCGCTATCACGATTGGGAGCTTTAAGCAAAGAAAACGATCATATATCTAGAGGACTTTTAGCTGATTTCACGTTAAAAGAGTTGATTGTTCGCCTTATGCAAACCCAAGCGAGAATTGGTTTAGTCGCCCATAGTGCCAAAGATGCTACGATCAATCGATTTGCCCATGTCATGCACTATATAAAGGATCATTTGGATGAAAATCTAACCATTGATAAATTAAGTCAAATTGCGTGCATGAGCAAACCCAATTTTTTCAAAGCATTCAAAAAAGAATTTGGCATTTCTCCCATTGAATTGATATTGAAAGAACGCGTTACCTATGCAAAAAATTTACTCAAAAATCCAGATCATTCTATTTCAGAGGTTTGCTTTAATTCTGGATTCAATAATATGAGTCATTTTTTCCGTGTATTTAAAAAACAAGAAGGGCTTACTCCAAAATCTTATCAATTACAATTAGACAATTAG
- the adhP gene encoding alcohol dehydrogenase AdhP — protein sequence MLPNKMKAAVVREFGAPLQIEEVEVKRPGKNEILVKVIASGVCHTDLHAVDGDWPVKPKMPLIPGHEGVGYVVAVGEGVTNVKEGDAVGVPWLYSACGCCDYCITGWETLCETQQNGGYSVDGGYAEYVIADARYVGHLPSNVNFTEIAPILCAGVTVYKGLKQTEAKPGEWVAISGIGGLGHVAVQYAKAMGLHVAAVDVAPEKLELAKKLGAEITINAKEQDPGSFLKKEVGGMHGVLVTAVSPIAFKQGISMLRRKGTIALNGLPPGSFDLPIFDTVLNAYTVRGSIVGTRKDLQEAIEFAVEGKVKATVHPAKLEDINDIFGKMKKGQIDGRIVMEIAEP from the coding sequence ATGTTACCTAACAAAATGAAAGCGGCAGTGGTTCGTGAGTTTGGAGCACCGTTGCAAATTGAAGAAGTCGAAGTTAAACGACCGGGGAAAAATGAAATTTTGGTAAAAGTTATTGCAAGTGGTGTTTGTCATACAGACTTGCATGCGGTGGATGGAGATTGGCCTGTAAAACCAAAGATGCCATTGATTCCAGGTCATGAAGGAGTCGGATATGTAGTAGCTGTAGGAGAGGGTGTAACGAATGTTAAGGAAGGGGATGCTGTAGGTGTGCCTTGGTTATATAGTGCTTGTGGTTGTTGTGACTATTGTATTACTGGTTGGGAAACTTTATGCGAAACCCAACAAAATGGCGGTTATAGTGTCGACGGAGGTTATGCAGAATATGTAATTGCAGATGCTCGCTATGTTGGACACTTACCGTCCAATGTCAACTTTACAGAAATTGCTCCTATTCTTTGTGCAGGCGTAACGGTTTACAAAGGCTTGAAACAAACAGAAGCGAAACCAGGAGAATGGGTTGCAATTTCAGGTATTGGCGGCTTGGGACACGTAGCTGTTCAATATGCAAAAGCAATGGGATTGCACGTTGCCGCAGTGGATGTGGCTCCTGAAAAATTGGAATTGGCTAAAAAATTAGGTGCAGAAATTACGATTAATGCAAAAGAACAAGATCCGGGTTCATTTTTGAAAAAAGAAGTCGGTGGTATGCATGGCGTACTCGTTACCGCAGTATCTCCAATTGCATTCAAACAAGGTATTTCTATGTTGCGTAGAAAAGGTACAATTGCCTTAAATGGTTTGCCTCCAGGGAGTTTTGATTTACCAATTTTTGATACTGTATTAAATGCGTACACGGTTCGTGGATCTATTGTTGGTACAAGAAAGGATTTGCAGGAAGCGATCGAATTTGCTGTTGAAGGTAAAGTAAAAGCAACTGTACATCCAGCAAAATTGGAAGACATCAATGACATTTTTGGAAAAATGAAAAAAGGTCAGATTGATGGCCGTATTGTTATGGAAATAGCGGAACCATAA
- the queG gene encoding tRNA epoxyqueuosine(34) reductase QueG, with amino-acid sequence MHISDKSTWIKQKALSLGFDHCGIAEATSLDEDAFRLEKWLHQGKHGSMQYMENYFDLRIDPRKLFPGAKSVITVLKNYYSSEKNPDPNAPKISKYAYGKDYHEVIRKQLKTFLEEIRTEFGQVEGRGFVDSAPVLERSWAKKSGLGWVGKNGMVIHKGAGSFFFIATLIVDLPLGYDAPAVQDFCGKCTRCIDACPTEAISNNKEIDGSKCISYFTIELKDQLIPENMKGKFDNWMFGCDTCQDVCPWNRFSKENEELNFQPISEILQFTQNDWDELTEESFKQIFSKSPLKRSKFAGIKRNLHFLK; translated from the coding sequence ATGCATATTTCGGATAAAAGTACGTGGATCAAGCAAAAAGCACTGAGTTTGGGCTTTGATCATTGCGGCATTGCAGAGGCCACGTCTTTGGATGAAGATGCGTTTCGTTTGGAAAAATGGTTGCATCAAGGCAAACATGGAAGTATGCAATACATGGAAAATTATTTTGATCTGCGTATTGATCCGCGCAAATTATTTCCAGGTGCGAAATCTGTGATTACCGTTTTGAAAAATTATTATTCCTCTGAAAAAAATCCAGACCCAAACGCGCCGAAAATCTCCAAATATGCCTATGGGAAAGATTATCACGAAGTTATTCGCAAACAATTGAAAACCTTTCTAGAAGAAATAAGAACAGAATTTGGGCAAGTGGAAGGTCGTGGGTTTGTCGATTCGGCTCCAGTCTTAGAACGTTCTTGGGCGAAAAAAAGTGGTTTGGGTTGGGTTGGAAAGAACGGAATGGTGATTCACAAAGGTGCAGGTTCTTTCTTTTTCATTGCGACTTTAATAGTGGATTTGCCATTAGGGTATGATGCACCTGCGGTGCAAGATTTTTGTGGGAAATGTACGCGTTGTATTGACGCTTGTCCGACAGAAGCGATTTCTAATAATAAGGAAATTGACGGAAGTAAATGTATTAGCTATTTTACGATTGAGTTAAAAGATCAATTGATTCCGGAAAATATGAAAGGCAAATTTGACAATTGGATGTTTGGCTGCGATACTTGTCAAGATGTTTGTCCGTGGAATCGTTTTAGTAAGGAAAATGAAGAATTAAATTTTCAACCTATTTCCGAAATATTACAATTTACCCAAAATGATTGGGACGAATTGACCGAAGAATCATTCAAACAAATATTTAGCAAATCTCCATTGAAACGAAGCAAATTTGCTGGAATTAAGAGGAATTTACATTTTTTGAAATAA
- a CDS encoding aldehyde dehydrogenase family protein — METAVAKNANMVARPEFLPQYENLIGGEWVAPVKGVYFENTSPVDGSVLTKVPRSSAEDIELAMDAAHKALPEWAKTSPTQRSLILNKIADVLEANLEKLAAAETMDNGKPIRETLNADLPLTVDHFRYFASVIRAEEGSANELDAHTLSLIIHEPLGVVGQIIPWNFPILMAAWKLAPALAAGNCVVLKPAEQTPVSILILADLIKDILPKGVLNIVNGFGAEVGKALATNPRIAKIAFTGSTATGRTIMQYASENIIPSTMELGGKSPNIFFPSVMDADDDFFDKCLEGAALFALNQGEICTCPSRLLIHESIYDKFIARLLERVEKIKSGHPLDKTTMIGAQASKAQYDKILSYIELGKEEGAELLIGGGAQYVDGLPNGYYIKPTLFKGRNDMRIFQEEIFGPVLCVTTFKDTAEAIEIANDTPYGLGSGVWTRDAHELYEVPRAIQAGRVWVNNYHNYPAGAPFGGYKQSGYGRENHKIMLDHYRQTKNMLISYDKKAMGFF, encoded by the coding sequence ATGGAAACAGCAGTTGCAAAAAACGCGAATATGGTAGCTAGGCCTGAGTTTTTACCTCAGTATGAGAATTTGATCGGAGGTGAGTGGGTAGCTCCTGTAAAAGGTGTATATTTTGAAAATACTTCTCCAGTAGATGGTTCTGTTTTGACAAAAGTGCCAAGATCTTCAGCAGAAGATATTGAATTGGCCATGGATGCAGCGCACAAAGCATTACCAGAATGGGCTAAAACTTCACCAACACAAAGAAGTCTTATTTTAAATAAAATTGCGGATGTATTGGAAGCTAATTTAGAAAAATTAGCAGCAGCAGAAACAATGGATAATGGTAAACCAATCCGTGAAACTTTGAATGCGGATTTACCATTGACTGTTGATCATTTCCGATATTTTGCTAGTGTTATCCGTGCGGAAGAAGGTTCTGCTAATGAATTGGATGCACACACTTTATCATTGATTATTCATGAACCTCTTGGTGTTGTTGGTCAGATCATTCCATGGAATTTCCCTATTTTGATGGCTGCATGGAAATTAGCTCCAGCTTTGGCTGCAGGTAACTGTGTAGTATTGAAACCCGCAGAACAAACTCCAGTAAGTATCTTGATTTTGGCAGATTTGATCAAAGATATTTTGCCAAAAGGTGTTTTGAATATTGTAAATGGTTTTGGCGCAGAAGTAGGTAAAGCATTAGCTACTAACCCAAGAATTGCTAAGATAGCATTTACTGGTTCTACTGCTACTGGTCGTACAATCATGCAATATGCATCAGAAAATATCATCCCTTCTACAATGGAATTGGGTGGAAAATCTCCCAATATTTTCTTCCCAAGTGTAATGGATGCAGACGATGATTTCTTTGATAAATGCTTAGAAGGTGCAGCATTATTTGCATTGAATCAAGGTGAAATTTGTACATGTCCATCTCGTTTGTTAATCCACGAAAGTATTTATGACAAGTTTATTGCTCGTTTATTAGAAAGAGTTGAAAAAATCAAGTCAGGTCATCCATTGGATAAAACAACTATGATTGGCGCGCAAGCATCCAAAGCTCAATATGACAAAATCTTATCTTATATCGAATTAGGTAAAGAAGAAGGTGCTGAATTGTTGATTGGTGGCGGTGCACAATATGTAGATGGTTTGCCAAATGGTTATTATATCAAACCTACATTATTTAAAGGTAGAAACGATATGAGAATCTTCCAAGAAGAAATCTTTGGACCAGTTCTTTGTGTAACTACATTTAAAGATACTGCAGAAGCAATTGAAATTGCTAATGATACTCCTTATGGTTTGGGTTCTGGTGTTTGGACAAGAGATGCACACGAATTGTACGAAGTGCCACGCGCAATTCAAGCAGGACGTGTTTGGGTAAATAATTATCACAATTATCCAGCTGGTGCACCATTCGGTGGATACAAACAATCTGGTTACGGTAGAGAAAACCACAAAATTATGTTGGATCACTATCGCCAGACAAAAAATATGTTGATTTCTTATGATAAGAAAGCAATGGGTTTCTTTTAG
- a CDS encoding M1 family metallopeptidase, which produces MKSFILASAAILLSSVVMAQDQEAIVVNTQSNNWKKDYRASATKINDLIHTKLEVTPDYNKCFLYGKEWVSLHPHFYPTDSLSLDAKGMQINEVAIVKNGKKTPLKYDYSDSMVLNIHLDKTYKSNETYLIYIDYVSRPNLYKGQGSAAITDAKGLYFINPDGKDKNKPIQLWTQGETEGSSVWFPTIDKPDQKTTEEIILTIPKKFNTYVSLSNGALISSKKNADGTRTDHWKMDLPHAPYLFFFGVGDYSVTKDKYKGKEVNYYVEPAYASVARKIYGNTPEMMAFYSRILGVEFPWNKYSQMTARDYVSGAMENTTATLHTDAVQQNARELTDGNKYEEYVAHELFHQWFGDYVTCESWSNLTVNESFANYSETLWNTYKYGKDAGDKQNYDDMQGYLRSNSFDLDLVRFYYKTREDMFDAVSYNKGGRILHMLHHYLGDSAFYKSLNTYLVEHKFGTGEAHQLRIAFEKVTGQDLNWYWNQWYFGYGNPVVDISYGYDDSKKESTVTIHQTQKEHAFILPIDIDIYTNGTKKRYTVWTKDTLDNFTFPVTQKPDLINVDGDKILLWDKQDNKSLAEYAYQYTHGGNYVDRREAVEFASSQLDKPEALAIIMLGLNDKFYDIRDIALKSLSNTPVPPSPDLIQKIESMAKTDPKRPVRAEAIAYLGLLKNPQYKSMFVADTKDSSYSVAGNALMALARLDKDTALTMLPELSKDAKGNLSEVISNLSIFTFDDTQFDSLYTELKNMNLYKGVTPTINFIQYLNNVKNTDNFKKGVDLVIEKRKIYEPLSKQVAEVITSQLQQLAQAKSSTTSTKEQGDYIIEKLK; this is translated from the coding sequence ATGAAAAGTTTTATTCTCGCTAGTGCAGCGATACTTCTTTCCTCGGTTGTCATGGCCCAGGATCAAGAAGCTATTGTAGTAAATACCCAATCCAATAATTGGAAAAAAGATTACCGTGCATCAGCGACCAAGATCAATGACCTAATTCACACAAAATTGGAAGTCACGCCCGATTACAACAAATGTTTTCTTTATGGAAAAGAATGGGTAAGCCTTCATCCTCATTTTTATCCTACCGATAGTTTGTCTTTAGACGCTAAAGGAATGCAGATCAATGAAGTCGCTATCGTTAAAAATGGAAAAAAAACACCGTTGAAATATGACTATTCAGATAGTATGGTGTTGAATATTCATTTGGATAAAACCTACAAAAGCAATGAAACTTATTTAATCTATATCGATTACGTTTCTCGACCTAATCTATACAAAGGTCAAGGAAGTGCCGCCATCACAGATGCAAAAGGTCTATATTTTATCAATCCTGATGGAAAAGATAAAAATAAACCGATCCAACTATGGACGCAAGGCGAAACAGAAGGTAGTAGCGTATGGTTTCCTACTATTGACAAACCAGATCAAAAAACTACGGAAGAAATTATTTTAACTATTCCGAAAAAATTCAATACGTACGTCTCTCTTTCTAATGGAGCGTTAATCAGCTCTAAGAAAAATGCAGATGGGACAAGAACGGATCATTGGAAAATGGATTTACCTCATGCTCCATACTTATTTTTCTTTGGAGTAGGTGATTATTCCGTGACTAAAGATAAATACAAGGGTAAAGAAGTTAACTATTATGTGGAACCTGCATATGCGTCTGTTGCTAGAAAAATTTATGGAAACACCCCAGAAATGATGGCTTTCTATAGTCGTATTTTAGGTGTAGAATTCCCTTGGAATAAATATAGTCAAATGACCGCTAGAGACTATGTAAGCGGCGCGATGGAAAATACGACAGCAACTTTACATACTGATGCCGTACAACAAAATGCACGTGAATTGACAGACGGCAACAAATATGAAGAATATGTAGCGCATGAACTATTTCATCAATGGTTTGGAGACTATGTAACTTGCGAAAGTTGGAGTAATCTTACAGTAAATGAAAGTTTTGCCAATTATAGTGAAACACTTTGGAATACGTATAAATATGGTAAAGATGCTGGAGATAAGCAAAACTATGATGACATGCAAGGTTATCTTCGAAGCAATAGTTTTGATTTAGATTTAGTCCGCTTCTACTATAAGACTAGAGAAGATATGTTCGATGCGGTAAGCTATAACAAAGGCGGACGTATATTGCACATGCTACATCATTATTTAGGAGATTCTGCATTTTACAAATCATTGAATACCTATTTGGTCGAACATAAATTTGGAACTGGAGAAGCACATCAATTACGCATTGCATTTGAAAAAGTGACTGGTCAAGATTTGAATTGGTATTGGAACCAATGGTATTTTGGATATGGAAATCCTGTGGTAGATATCTCTTATGGATATGATGATTCAAAAAAAGAATCAACAGTTACGATACACCAAACGCAAAAAGAACATGCATTTATTCTTCCTATAGATATTGATATTTATACAAACGGCACGAAAAAACGTTATACAGTTTGGACAAAAGATACATTGGACAATTTCACATTTCCAGTAACTCAAAAACCAGATTTAATCAATGTTGATGGGGACAAAATACTTCTTTGGGATAAACAAGACAATAAATCATTAGCAGAATATGCGTATCAATATACCCATGGAGGTAACTATGTAGACAGAAGAGAAGCTGTAGAATTTGCTAGCTCTCAATTAGACAAACCCGAAGCCTTAGCTATTATAATGCTAGGCTTGAATGACAAATTTTATGATATACGTGATATAGCATTAAAATCATTAAGCAACACCCCCGTACCTCCATCTCCAGATTTAATTCAAAAAATTGAATCTATGGCAAAGACAGACCCTAAACGTCCAGTAAGAGCAGAGGCAATAGCATATTTGGGATTATTAAAAAATCCACAGTACAAGTCGATGTTTGTAGCAGATACAAAAGATAGTTCATATTCTGTAGCTGGAAATGCCTTGATGGCATTGGCGAGATTGGATAAAGATACCGCTTTAACTATGTTACCTGAACTTAGCAAAGATGCAAAGGGAAATTTATCCGAAGTGATTTCCAATCTTAGCATATTTACATTTGACGATACACAATTTGATAGTTTGTATACTGAATTGAAAAATATGAATTTATATAAAGGAGTAACTCCAACAATCAACTTCATCCAATATTTGAATAATGTAAAAAATACAGACAATTTCAAAAAAGGAGTTGATCTAGTTATTGAAAAAAGAAAGATATACGAACCTTTATCTAAACAAGTAGCAGAAGTAATTACATCTCAATTACAACAATTAGCACAAGCCAAAAGTAGTACTACTTCAACAAAAGAACAAGGAGATTATATTATTGAAAAATTAAAATAA
- a CDS encoding DUF1328 family protein codes for MLKWAVTFLIIAIIAAIFGFGGIAASATGIARILFFVFLVLFVISLITGRKS; via the coding sequence ATGTTAAAGTGGGCAGTAACTTTTCTTATTATTGCAATTATCGCGGCAATTTTTGGATTTGGCGGTATCGCAGCAAGTGCGACAGGAATCGCTAGAATTTTGTTTTTTGTATTTTTAGTACTATTTGTTATCTCTTTAATTACGGGAAGGAAGTCTTAA
- a CDS encoding inorganic diphosphatase, which produces MAVITNVLHPWHGATTGENAPSVVNGIIEIPEASRIKYEIDKPTGLLKLDRVLFGSTHYPSNYGFIPQTLGEDNDPLDILILAAAPITSLCLVEAKVIGVMHMIDGGEGDDKIIAVANDDCTVAHINELSDVPQQKLNEIQNFFETYKLLEKKEVIVSGFEGKEVALEIIEKSIVAYKEKYVK; this is translated from the coding sequence ATGGCCGTAATTACCAACGTATTACACCCTTGGCATGGTGCAACAACAGGAGAAAATGCTCCTTCCGTAGTAAACGGAATCATCGAAATACCTGAAGCATCTCGTATTAAATATGAAATCGATAAACCTACTGGTTTATTAAAATTAGACCGCGTTTTATTCGGTTCCACACATTATCCTAGCAATTACGGTTTTATTCCTCAAACTTTGGGAGAGGACAATGATCCTTTAGATATTTTGATTTTGGCAGCTGCGCCTATCACTTCGCTTTGCCTTGTAGAAGCAAAAGTTATAGGTGTGATGCATATGATCGATGGTGGCGAAGGAGATGACAAAATCATCGCTGTAGCTAATGACGATTGTACAGTTGCCCATATCAACGAATTGTCTGATGTACCTCAACAAAAATTGAACGAAATACAAAATTTCTTTGAAACGTATAAATTGTTGGAAAAGAAAGAAGTAATCGTTAGCGGATTTGAAGGAAAAGAAGTGGCGTTAGAAATAATCGAAAAATCTATCGTAGCTTACAAAGAAAAATATGTAAAATAA
- a CDS encoding NAD(P)/FAD-dependent oxidoreductase: MPDLKLVDSTINTNSTEYSTLQEWLYRFETALKDRNIDAVLNLFLTDCYWRDLASFTWNLYTSEGKEQIQEMLTHQLDFTDPDNWKIIEEVTENNGVIEGWFTFETRQGRGKGHIRLKDGLCWTLLTTLQELKGFEEKKGRNRERGAEHGVQKNRKYWSELKKERQETLGYTEQPYCVVIGGGQGGIGLGARLKKMGVPTIILDKFPRPGDQWRSRYKSLCLHDPVWYDHLPYLQFPEDWPVFCPKDKVGDWLEAYTKIMDLDYWSSSECVKASYDAEAKEWNVIVNKEGQSIILKPKQVIFALGVSGFPNIPKIAGAETFEGLQHHSSKHPGGDIFKGKKVAVIGANNSAHDICADLWENGADVTMIQRSSTHIIQSETLMDLVFGPLYSEDAVANGINVDKADLIFASQPFKIMNQFHIPIYNEVKKRDKAFYDSLEKAGFMLDFGDDGSGLFLKYLRRSSGYYINVGAAELVADGSIKLKSGVEIDQIVKDGILMCDGTKIDADVIVYATGYGSMNQWVAQIISQDVADQVGKCWGLGSNTTKDPGPWEGELRNMWKPTAHENLWFHGGNLHQSRHYSKYLALQIKARYEGLDVPVFGKAEVHHLK, encoded by the coding sequence ATGCCAGATTTAAAATTAGTAGATAGTACAATTAATACAAATTCTACTGAATATTCTACACTACAAGAATGGTTATATCGATTTGAAACCGCTTTGAAAGATCGAAACATTGATGCCGTATTGAATTTATTTTTAACAGATTGTTATTGGCGTGATTTAGCTTCATTTACTTGGAATCTGTACACCTCTGAAGGGAAAGAACAAATACAAGAAATGTTGACACATCAACTGGACTTCACAGATCCAGATAATTGGAAAATTATAGAAGAGGTTACCGAAAATAATGGTGTGATTGAAGGGTGGTTCACGTTTGAAACTAGACAAGGACGAGGTAAAGGACATATTCGTTTAAAAGATGGTTTGTGTTGGACACTTTTGACAACGCTACAAGAATTGAAAGGATTTGAAGAGAAAAAAGGACGCAATAGAGAACGTGGTGCAGAGCATGGTGTTCAAAAAAATAGAAAATATTGGTCCGAACTTAAAAAAGAAAGACAAGAAACATTAGGATATACAGAGCAACCGTATTGCGTAGTGATTGGTGGTGGTCAAGGAGGTATTGGATTGGGTGCTCGTTTGAAAAAAATGGGAGTACCTACTATAATTTTAGATAAATTTCCACGTCCTGGTGATCAGTGGCGTAGTCGATATAAATCCCTTTGTTTACATGATCCGGTTTGGTATGATCATCTTCCATATTTACAATTTCCGGAAGATTGGCCAGTATTCTGCCCGAAAGATAAAGTAGGCGATTGGTTAGAAGCATATACGAAAATCATGGATTTGGATTATTGGTCTTCGTCAGAATGTGTCAAAGCTTCTTATGATGCTGAGGCAAAAGAATGGAATGTAATTGTTAATAAAGAAGGACAATCTATTATATTAAAACCTAAACAAGTCATTTTCGCATTAGGGGTTTCCGGATTTCCGAATATTCCTAAAATAGCTGGTGCGGAGACTTTTGAAGGCCTACAACATCACTCAAGTAAACATCCAGGAGGGGATATTTTTAAGGGTAAAAAAGTTGCGGTTATTGGTGCTAATAATTCGGCTCATGATATTTGTGCTGACCTTTGGGAAAATGGAGCGGATGTGACGATGATTCAACGCTCAAGTACGCACATCATACAATCCGAGACTTTAATGGATTTAGTATTCGGCCCGTTGTATTCCGAGGATGCCGTTGCCAACGGTATCAATGTCGATAAAGCAGATTTGATATTTGCATCGCAACCATTTAAAATAATGAATCAATTTCATATTCCTATTTATAATGAAGTAAAAAAACGAGATAAAGCGTTTTATGATTCTTTAGAAAAAGCAGGATTTATGTTGGATTTTGGAGATGATGGTTCGGGTTTATTTTTAAAATATTTGAGAAGAAGTTCGGGTTATTATATTAATGTCGGTGCCGCAGAATTAGTTGCAGATGGTAGTATTAAATTGAAAAGTGGCGTCGAAATAGACCAAATAGTCAAAGACGGAATTTTGATGTGTGATGGAACTAAAATAGACGCCGATGTAATTGTATATGCCACGGGCTATGGTTCGATGAATCAATGGGTCGCACAGATTATTTCACAAGACGTCGCTGATCAGGTTGGTAAATGTTGGGGATTGGGATCTAATACAACAAAAGATCCAGGTCCTTGGGAAGGCGAATTAAGAAATATGTGGAAACCAACAGCTCATGAAAATCTTTGGTTTCACGGAGGCAATTTGCACCAGTCCAGACATTACTCCAAATATTTGGCTCTGCAAATAAAAGCAAGATACGAAGGGTTAGACGTTCCTGTATTCGGAAAAGCGGAAGTTCATCATTTAAAATAA